A stretch of Bacillus pseudomycoides DNA encodes these proteins:
- a CDS encoding fumarylacetoacetate hydrolase family protein has protein sequence MKLVNYRLGESIRTACIVDEKVIDLNYAYVEWLKAEGQSRVEKVAEAFVPPNTIEFIEGGEKSLEEANKAVRFVLASNINDSKVVLNKSEVKIEAPILKPNKIVCVGHNYREHILEMKREIPEFPVIFAKFNNTIIGPEDDIPIAPITEQLDYEAEFTFVIGKRAKNVSKEEALDYVAGYTIVNDVTARELQRRTIQWLQGKTLDGSAPMGPWLVTKDEIPNPHELEVLLTVNGEKRQHSNTKNLVFNVNYLVAFLSNIMTLEPGDVVCTGTPGGVGVAKSPQSFLQDGDVVRIEIDKIGVLENKVKEVNRIVKVGQ, from the coding sequence ATGAAACTAGTCAATTACCGCTTGGGAGAAAGCATTCGGACGGCTTGTATCGTAGATGAAAAAGTGATCGACTTAAACTATGCCTATGTAGAATGGTTAAAAGCTGAGGGGCAGTCTAGAGTTGAAAAGGTAGCGGAAGCATTTGTTCCACCAAATACCATTGAATTTATAGAAGGCGGAGAAAAAAGTTTAGAAGAAGCGAATAAAGCAGTAAGGTTTGTACTGGCTAGTAACATAAATGATTCAAAGGTTGTTTTGAATAAGTCTGAAGTAAAGATAGAAGCTCCCATATTAAAGCCGAACAAAATTGTTTGCGTAGGCCATAATTACAGAGAACATATTTTGGAAATGAAGCGAGAAATTCCAGAATTCCCTGTTATTTTCGCGAAGTTTAACAATACGATTATCGGACCTGAAGACGATATTCCGATTGCCCCTATTACTGAGCAATTAGATTATGAAGCTGAATTTACATTTGTTATCGGAAAGCGAGCAAAAAATGTTTCCAAGGAAGAAGCTTTAGATTATGTAGCTGGATACACCATTGTAAATGATGTTACGGCTCGTGAATTACAACGTCGAACTATTCAATGGCTACAAGGGAAAACACTGGATGGTAGCGCACCAATGGGACCATGGCTTGTTACAAAAGACGAAATTCCGAACCCACACGAACTTGAAGTATTGTTAACCGTTAACGGAGAAAAAAGGCAACATTCCAATACAAAAAATTTAGTATTCAATGTTAATTATCTAGTTGCGTTTCTCTCCAACATTATGACATTAGAGCCAGGAGATGTGGTATGCACTGGAACTCCGGGAGGTGTAGGTGTAGCAAAAAGTCCACAATCATTTTTACAAGATGGAGATGTTGTACGGATTGAAATTGACAAAATTGGTGTATTGGAAAATAAAGTGAAAGAAGTAAATCGTATTGTTAAGGTAGGACAGTAA
- a CDS encoding DinB family protein: MLRWKPSNEEWSVMQILCHVEEILVYWIDEFVHVVKAEGDIEWGRGLQHEARLKAVQETERRVVLDVMNGVQKAREYANEQLSQLQDEALLVRAPHRNSKFGIKSMDFLVEHFITEHLNNHRNQIERNIEKYKLVIK; the protein is encoded by the coding sequence ATCCTTCGTTGGAAACCTTCTAATGAGGAATGGTCCGTGATGCAAATCCTTTGTCATGTGGAAGAAATCCTTGTTTACTGGATAGATGAATTTGTTCATGTAGTTAAAGCGGAAGGGGACATTGAGTGGGGTAGAGGATTACAGCATGAAGCTAGACTCAAAGCTGTTCAAGAAACGGAACGTCGTGTTGTATTAGATGTGATGAACGGGGTTCAAAAAGCACGGGAGTACGCAAACGAACAACTTTCACAGTTACAGGATGAAGCTTTACTAGTAAGAGCTCCCCATAGAAATTCAAAGTTCGGTATAAAATCAATGGATTTTTTAGTAGAGCACTTTATTACAGAGCACCTTAACAACCATAGAAATCAAATTGAAAGAAATATTGAAAAATATAAACTGGTAATAAAATGA